A stretch of the Lactuca sativa cultivar Salinas chromosome 9, Lsat_Salinas_v11, whole genome shotgun sequence genome encodes the following:
- the LOC111916932 gene encoding flocculation protein FLO11-like, translating to MARHRNSPSPSSSGHDDEQSADEKEEVQHDDSIRGNTPLRYLTPIEHINDKVPTPPPSPPTSTVQVSVAPIPPPVSSQPISSTPSTQPATTVSPPPPVSTIPISTTPLRPPIFSQAASTTTPITTTSPNSPVIVNVSDTGANTEIDTPVTPKPLSPSPSSDSAPTLGGDNFEFDSTYYSPYRLPSDEDNEALVTQQQLQDSIDKSTKAVDDSTSLYKKATTDVEDLIQDSKIFLDSLKGHADTNAAKVNDTIDSLSQSLYAEEAKFDTVRSEIQTENHSLNMSVNSRLEKLHADLAMENKIMDDLARKTTQIEVQKVQLSQVDNRLLH from the exons ATGGCAAGGCATCGAAATAGTCCTTCTCCTTCTAGCTCTGGTCATGATGACGAGCAGTCTGCTGATGAAAAAGAAGAAGTTCAGCATGACGATTCTATAAGAGGTAATACACCTCTTCGTTATTTAACTCCTATTGAACACATTAACGACAAGGTTCCAACTCCTCCTCCATCTCCACCGACGTCTACTGTTCAAGTTTCGGTTGCTCCTATTCCACCGCCGGTTTCTTCTCAACCAATTTCATCAACTCCTTCAACTCAACCTGCTACTACTGTTTCCCCACCTCCACCTGTTAGCACAATACCAATATCTACAACTCCACTCCGACCTCCAATTTTCTCTCAAGCCGCTTCTACTACTACCCCAATCACTACAACTTCACCTAACTCTCCAGTAatagtcaacgtatctgatacgggggctaaTACTGAAATCGACACCCCTGTTACACCCAAACCTCTTTCACCCTCACCCTCAAGTGATTCTGCTCCTACTCTCGGCGGTGATAATTTTGAGTTTGACTCAACTTATTACAGTCCTTACAGACTTCCCTCTGATGAAGATAATGAAGCTTTGGTTACACAGCAACAACTGCAGG ATTCAATTGATAAATCCACCAAAGCGGTTGATGATTCCACGTCCCTCTACAAGAAAGCGACAACCGATGTGGAGGACCTTATTCAAGATTCTAAGATCTTTCTTGATTCCCTTAAGGGCCATGCTGATACGAATGCAGCTAAGGTAAATGACACGATTGATTCTCTCTCTCAATCTCTTTATGCAGAGGAAGCAAAATTTGATACAGTTCGGTCTGAAATTCAAACCGAGAACCATTCTCTTAATATGTCAGTTAATTCTCGCTTGGAAAAGCTTCACGCTGATTTGgcaatggaaaataaaataatggATGATCTGGCTCGCAAAACTACTCAGATTGAAGTCCAGAAAGTTCAACTTTCTCAGGTGGATAATAGATTGCTTCATTGA